Below is a window of Sceloporus undulatus isolate JIND9_A2432 ecotype Alabama chromosome 9, SceUnd_v1.1, whole genome shotgun sequence DNA.
ACAAGACCTTTGTAGAGGGAGCTACACAAAATCAGACGGCATTTCCAATGAGATCAGTGTTCACTACACTGACCAGCAGCAGTAGTGATTCGGACAAGGGTCAACATTTGACATGGCTGAATGTAGCACAAGAGTACTGTATGTGGAATTCAGCTACGGTTGCCCTGTTACCAACCTCCAGAAAGCTCAGCAGATGATGCCATTAGTTTTTGTCTGGTTATGTTcctatagccagacacttctccagtCTCCCCGCTCTATACAAGCAACAGAATAGCCATGGTAGCAGAACTTGTGGCACTACAATGGTGAGTCCTGGAGGGCTTTAGTGTTGcgagggaaagaaaagaacacCAACCtccacaacaatttaaaaaatacattcacaGGCATAAGGTGGACTTACACTCATGTTTGGCATTAACAAAATGCTGACCAAGGGATCTTTTTCAGCCCTACCTGGGGATGTTGGGAATTGAATCTAGGAATTTCCTCAGGCCAAGCGCATTCCCTGCTGCCAACCTACAGCCACTCCCTCCCCATCAATGCCCAGCAGTTGGTTATAATTTTGGCCTTCCTCTGGGGGAAGCAACAGGTTTGGCGGGCCTGGTATGACCCCAACGCATACCAAAGCACGTGCCCAGTTGGGTCTTTGGGCAGACAAGTCAGAGTGGAAGATTTCCCTGACTTTTGAAAGGTCCAAAAAAGCAACCACCTCTGGAATTAGCAGTGCCTCATCTGCCACCCGAACCAGAAAGGAGCACattttgcccatagagaaagcTACCATGTGCCTGtaagcatcctcctcctttccccacccAGATCAAAGTTATTCATGTCTATAACAACCTCTCTTTCGGTCTGTTCTGCGACTCCACCCTTGCCGCTCGCCTTTTCACAGGTGAAACCCAACCACATCTTCAGTGAGCAGTGCTCTTGCTTCAGGGCATCCCCTTTCCCCCACCCAACTAAGAAGCTTGCAGCAAGGGGAGTGTCTGTGATTTCAGAAGAGCAGAGAAGCTGCATACTAGCATGCATCAACctgctctctctctttgtctctctctgtgcATACTTTGCTTAGACTTGTGTGCTTTCTGGATCTCCTCTTCCTATCCTACAGCATGCCAGCAAGCAGCCTTGGAGTGCCAAATCCTCTCCCCCATTTCCTATCACCCACTGGAGGGGGCAACACTCCAAACAAAACTAAAgaccacaaatacaaaaaaacgCAGGCATGAAAGTAAACTTTTATTGGGGAAGAATACTGTAGCAAACCACCTCAGTAACACCACAATAACAGGAGGCCCACTGGAGACTCCTGTCCGTAACCCACTCAGAAGAGCTCCCTTCCCCTCGGCAAAGGCCCACCCAGGAATGAGAAAACCCTGCAGAATAAGAGGTGCCACAGGAGATACAGGTGAACTGACTACTCTGGTTTAAACTCTTCAAATACTATTTTGGTACCTTTGCCACGCaaaacaaaatgtacatttttctgGTTGATTGTTGTTGATTTTGGTTTGGGGTTCCTGTGCGCGAACAGTTAAACACTGGAAAATATACATACATCTAACTCAGTCCCACATGATAGCTAAGGAAGACCCTTGGGAAAACAGATGCTGCACCAAATACAAGGGTTTGTGCAAAGCAAGGAGCTTGAGGCTGCTGCGCAGAGGGTGGCGGCTCATACCAGGAAGACCAGGGCCCAGGGACAGCAGCAACCCCAAAAATGGCACACACCAAGAAGGCTGGgcaaatgctcaagtcccatgtgTAGAATCAGTCCCCCTTTTTTTGCTGTCAAAATCCAGCTGGAACATTCAGGAGCTGGTTCCACATCTTATAAAAATAGGATGGGCAAGGAAAGGTGAGGggtagaaggaaaagaggaaggaaatgaggaGTTACCATCCTTCAGCGGTCTGAAAAGTTCAGTTCTTTGGCTCTTCACCAGcctctcccccttcttctcctgAACACTCCGCCGTCCATAGTGTGAGGTTGTCCCTGAGAAGCTGCATGATGAGGGTGCTGTCTTTGTAGGAGTCTTCGCTGAGCGTGTGGAGATCTCCCATGGCCTCGTCGAAGGTGGTCTTGGCCAGCTTGATGGCATCTTCTGGGGCATTGGCAATCTCATAGTGGAAGACCGAAAAATTGAGGGCGAGGCCCAGGCGGATGGGGTTTGTAGGTTGCATTTCCTTCTTGCTGATGTCCATTGCCTCTTGGTAGGCTTTCCGAGCGTTATCAATGATCTGTTTGCGATCATCGCCAGTGGCTACCTCAGCCAGGTAGCGGAAATAGTCACCTTTCATCTTCAGATAGAAAACCTTGCTCTCTGGGTCGCTGGCTTTTGGGATGAGATGCTTGTCCAGCAGGCCCAAGACAATGTTGCAGACATTCTTCAGCTCTTTTTCAATCTTCTCCCGGTACTCATTAACCAACTGAGCCTTGTCGTCTCCTTCCTCGGTCTTGTGCTCAATGCTGGAGATGACCCTCCAGGCGGACCGCTGGCAGCCCACCACATTCTTGTAAGCGACGGAAAGGAGGTTGCGCTCCTCGTTGGAGAGTTCGGCTCCATCCTCCACGACCGCCTTCATGAAGTCGGCCATGTCCTCATAGCGCTCGGCCTGTTCGGCCAGCTTGGCTTTTTGCACTTGGTGGTTCCTTGCCATTATGGGCGCAGTGGATGGGAAGTGCTGGGCAAAGAGGCCGGCTTTGAGAGGGATCAGGCAGCTGCTTGAAGAGCCGTCAGAGTCTCTGCTGAGCTCAGCTGCTGGGATCGGCTTTTGGCTTGGCGTCTCGGCCCCGAGCAAGAACAAGGCGTGGTGAAGAAGAAGCTCTCAATGAACCCTTCCCCCATTTCCTATGTGCAGCCTCTCCTTAAAAGGAAAGTGGCAGTGATTCACCTTGGAGCAAAAGAGTGAATGAATGCATACCTGCTAAGGATGAGGAAATGCAGCCCACTCACAGACCTCTTGAGTAAGAGGTCGCTTGTCCTAACTAGGCAATGGGCTCCAGAAGAGCGACAGGGCAAGAGTTACTCCTGCTCTCCAGATGATGGGGTGCATAGGTGTCTTCT
It encodes the following:
- the SFN gene encoding 14-3-3 protein sigma, giving the protein MARNHQVQKAKLAEQAERYEDMADFMKAVVEDGAELSNEERNLLSVAYKNVVGCQRSAWRVISSIEHKTEEGDDKAQLVNEYREKIEKELKNVCNIVLGLLDKHLIPKASDPESKVFYLKMKGDYFRYLAEVATGDDRKQIIDNARKAYQEAMDISKKEMQPTNPIRLGLALNFSVFHYEIANAPEDAIKLAKTTFDEAMGDLHTLSEDSYKDSTLIMQLLRDNLTLWTAECSGEEGGEAGEEPKN